From a single Leishmania major strain Friedlin complete genome, chromosome 27 genomic region:
- a CDS encoding hypothetical protein (previous protein_id=AAZ09884.1), which yields MKTDDHLSQIHRMCRALGIRPGAPAPLIQPALTLQCPRLHTPMVVHEKPAAKIALPMLLSDSSGDVSYLAGQDSVGTLRMTPPGSPRTPALTSVSNMRHHAHLATSELPVSVLVASALSFVAAWRTEDSACTAQKDLIHCCLKARCDLELEEAGGRHRLNQLLLTVSEQMHRFVVMGEYSKFVVFCVDQEPVWRQAARQLQKENEARLHTTENIYSRFLMEEIAVSDKMRMFQEASDFVVSQGHAAREQRRRAQILAARRRCDRQSAPQETPMPFAPQSHLHPHQHKNESNAAALAGGWTPPQRQRPRDDSTDRRSGSSKERSSKNAKSHSTTEVDRYRQRWRKIIWFLSNGERGKPAPH from the coding sequence ATGAAAACTGACGATCATCTAAGTCAGATACACAGGATGTGCCGTGCGCTTGGCATTCGTCCAGGGGCACCGGCTCCACTCATTCAACCGGCGCTGACCCTTCAGTGTCCAAGGCTGCACACCCCTATGGTGGTTCACGAAAAGCCTGCGGCGAAGATTGCCCTTCCAATGCTGCTGAGCGACTCCTCTGGCGACGTGTCTTATCTTGCAGGGCAAGATAGCGTCGGCACGCTGCGCATGACTCCACCGGGCTCTCCGAGAACCCCCGCCCTCACCTCCGTGTCTAACATGCGCCACCATGCGCACTTGGCGACAAGCGAACTTCCGGTTAGCGTCTTAGTGGCAAGCGCTCTGAGCTTtgtggcggcgtggcgcacgGAAgacagcgcgtgcacggcgCAAAAGGATCTCATTCACTGCTGTTTGAAGGCGCGGTGTGACTTGGAGCTAGAGGAAgcaggcggccgccaccggctgaaccagctgctgctgaccgTGTCGGAGCAGATGCATCGATTTGTGGTGATGGGCGAGTACAGCAAGTTTGTTGTCTTCTGCGTCGATCAGGAGCCTGTGTGGCGCCAGGCAGCTCGCCAGCTTCAAAAGGAGAACGAGGCGCGACTCCACACGACGGAGAACATCTACTCCCGTTTCCTCATGGAGGAAATCGCTGTTTCGGACAAGATGCGCATGTTTCAGGAGGCCTCCGACTTTGTTGTGTCGCAGGGCCATGCGGcgcgggagcagcggcggcgggcccAGATACTCGCGGcaaggcgccgctgcgaccgCCAGTCGGCACCCCAGGAGACGCCTATGCCGTTTGCGCCTCAATCGCACCTGCACCCCCATCAACACAAGAACGAGAGCAATGCTGCTGCTTTGGCAGGCGGctggacgccgccgcagcggcagaggcctCGCGATGACTCCACGGATAGGCGATCTGGGAGCAGCAAAGAGCGATCCTCGAAAAATGCGAAGTCGCACTCTACCACGGAGGTGGACCGGTACAGGCAGCGCTGGCGAAAGATAATCTGGTTCCTTAGCAACGGTGAGCGAGGGAAGCCGGCACCGCACTGA
- a CDS encoding conserved hypothetical protein (previous protein_id=AAZ09883.1), translated as MGILTNWYESLAQEKRLELLVTLGMYDERVYEVVERYHLAPDILQTLPSPLTAHFLARGMCYDAINEEVVRNFVRICMMLSRYRTVEEASTLAELIGSCGLPEQYRMQMFNFSETYRHMILSQSYFPQRAVLRLLSYIFCDDVLSDAVAQLQYKSDILNHVNKVFVTTPDFVSWRFSVRCMSLAGGFNEDRSDVEYTELLTRAVSQALPEFFSYLLVAFCYARFRFYPHRVRGITPRWLVRQRACFSALYCALLGVYCNAILEYRVHEHRVLYELRKSREMRRRRGAERRGLPYENNPYFDNLEGVTRRVYMMQLSAYTFTGLGLAVSMLPLTSVKFPKFMGDVAWRHPFVPRLFPALLGMHAASRCLIPFVVAPFTAVSLAMHGNWGTTLYDRYVELRMRLWHRKVDVAFDTSTEMDEVDITGADTTRKSAS; from the coding sequence ATGGGCATCCTAACAAACTGGTACGAAAGCCTCGCACAGGAGAAGCGGCTGGAGCTGCTCGTGACGCTGGGCATGTATGATGAGCGTGTGTacgaggtggtggagcgGTATCACCTGGCACCTGACAttctgcagacgctgccgtCCCCCCTCACTGCCCATTTCTTGGCACGAGGCATGTGCTACGACGCCATTAACGAGGAGGTGGTTCGCAACTTTGTGCGCATTTGCATGATGCTGTCGCGCTACCGTACCGTCGAGGAGGCGTCGACGCTAGCGGAGCTCATCGGCAGCTGCGGGCTGCCAGAGCAGTATCGCATGCAGATGTTCAACTTTAGTGAGACGTATCGGCACATGATACTCTCACAATCCTACTTCCCTCAGcgagcggtgctgcgcctgctgtcGTACATCTTCTGTGACGATGTTCTCTCcgatgcggtggcgcagctgcagtacAAGTCCGACATATTAAACCATGTAAACAAGGTGTTCGTAACCACACCGGACTTTGTGTCGTGGCGCTTCTCCGTCCGATGCATGTCCCTTGCCGGCGGCTTTAACGAAGACCGCTCAGACGTCGAGTACACGGAGCTCCTCACGCGGGCTGTGTCGCAGGCGCTGCCCGAGTTTTTCAGCTACCTCCTGGTCGCCTTCTGCTACGCCCGCTTTCGCTTCTACCCGCATCGGGTGCGCGGTATCACCCCGCGGTggctggtgcggcagcgtgccTGCTTCTCTGCCCTTTACTGCGCTCTTCTTGGTGTTTACTGCAACGCCATCTTAGAGTACCGAGTGCACGAGCACCGTGTCCTGTACGAGCTGCGCAAGAGTCGAGAGAtgcgacgacgccgcggtgctgagcgccgcggcctcccGTACGAAAACAACCCATACTTTGACAACCTTGAAGGCGTGACGCGGCGCGTGTACATGATGCAGCTGTCTGCCTACACCTTCACTGGTCTTGGTCTCGCTGTCTCCATGCTCCCCTTGACCTCCGTGAAGTTCCCCAAGTTCATGGGCGACGTCGCATGGCGCCATCCCTTCGTGCCGCGCCTCTTTCCAGCTCTGCTTGGCATGcacgccgcctcgcgctgccTCATCCCATTTGTTGTCGCACCGTTCACTGCCGTGAGCCTTGCCATGCACGGCAACTGGGGGACCACCCTGTACGACCGCTACGTGGAGCTCCGTATGCGACTTTGGCACCGGAAGGTGGACGTAGCCTTTGACACATCGACTGAGATGGATGAGGTGGATATCACCGGCGCCGACACGACACGGAAGAGCGCATCTTGA
- a CDS encoding conserved hypothetical protein (previous protein_id=AAZ09877.1), whose translation MRRCFKLQAPPGVLSILSDLAQPRTSTSYQELLRNSHLPAQPLPFLPPPRWAAELSRVLHRTFPDVVQHHHTRFLQVFVHPSFTTAAGVSGTMQPLVAVGESLLERIGGLWILATFESTRREEYASLLALLTSDTALCRVLRDHWRLEHMVLTDASADLFSRQRLSSTKGLVCWLSSHGNVNGAQSLPEPFGAGCVKAMVAAVLLEHGNDAAEHFVKSEVLPYVL comes from the coding sequence ATGCGTCGCTGCTTCAAGCTTCAGGCGCCCCCCGGAGTGCTGAGTATTTTGTCGGACTTGGCGCAGCCTCGCACCTCAACTTCCTATCAGGAGCTTTTGCGCAACTCACACCTCCCCGCTCAGCCGCTGCCCTTCCTCCCACCACCTCGATGGGCGGCGGAGCTGTCGCGGGTGCTTCACAGAACCTTCCCCGATGTGGTACAGCATCACCACACTCGTTTTTTGCAGGTGTTTGTGCACCCAAGTTTTaccactgccgccggcgTGTCTGGCACGATGCAACCGCTTGTCGCCGTTGGCGAGTCGCTCTTGGAGCGGATTGGCGGCCTGTGGATACTGGCAACGTTCGAGAGCACTCGACGTGAGGAGTACGCTTCCTTGCTTGCCTTGCTAACCAGCGAcacggcgctgtgccgagTCCTGCGCGATCACTGGCGCTTGGAGCACATGGTGCTCACAGATGCCTCGGCTGACCTGTTTTCGCGCCAGCGCCTCAGCTCCACGAAAGGGCTCGTGTGCTGGCTTTCTTCGCACGGGAACGTGAATGGTGCACAGTCGCTTCCCGAACCATTTGGCGCCGGCTGTGTCAAAGCGATGGTTGCCGCAGTGCTTTTAGAGCACGGCAACGACGCAGCGGAGCACTTTGTGAAGTCCGAGGTGCTTCCCTACGTCTTGTAA
- a CDS encoding conserved hypothetical protein (previous protein_id=AAZ09880.1), translated as MSQQNAVEALLARLQMGDTIPAFQSMGVDRIVSLRKMSEEALSQAVPDPEQRQALMDAIESRGHLQSRRAGPPAGQPHPPRSADADFARGGNDEGRGGYAPRGDRGGRIARGGRGGGRGAGAPNGDDAARVCRHVFTPEGCKYGDKCRYSHDENDRRRAQEVPTGSGMAQRSLERPPPNFKFSIEVEIPTERIKYLLGSQGNNMKFINETCGTYNERFDHVDEKEETFTIRILGGSEEAINKAKEMLLLSAGVKREEEKKDRFQYAVNELDANTHAARLFAACNTKNKDTTRHLSDSIMRNIVSSFHFVRPQEVRHFYMYTSSSDKDKLEMVSKIVSQLKGVQAILFCDQKRVEEMCKGSQRIARHFNGVEPQFVYRQLSKEDRMMALERFKKGVENENGVRQRLLVTNEDYAKLARKTIIPYVNLVINFSVPRAEEYYVLQSQVAGRQGTIGASFLCVSNYEEALFRELEKNIQFERFEDEEHFRTTAVELSYDTTAQPLTPEDADPPADWREHLNDKKPRQNFGKRR; from the coding sequence ATGTCGCAACAGAACGCTGTCGAGGccctgctggcgcgcctgcAGATGGGGGACACGATTCCCGCCTTTCAGTCCATGGGAGTGGATCGTATCGTATCTCTGCGCAAGATGTCAGAGGAAGCCTTGAGCCAGGCCGTCCCGGACCCTGAGCAGCGCCAGGCGCTGATGGACGCTATTGAAAGCCGTGGTCACCTGCAATCGCGGCGCGCTGGCCCGCCAGCGGGCCAGCCGCACCCGCCTCGCAGTGCCGATGCTGACTTTgcccgcggcggcaacgacgagGGCCGCGGTGGTTATGCGCCGCGCGGTGACCGTGGTGGCCGCATTGCCCGCGGtgggcgcggtggtggtcgtggtgccggtgcacctaacggcgacgacgcggctCGTGTGTGCCGCCACGTCTTCACGCCGGAGGGATGCAAGTATGGCGACAAGTGCCGCTATAGCCACGACGAGAatgaccgccgccgcgcgcaggAGGTGCCGACGGGCAGCGGTATGGCGCAGCGCTCTCTGGAGCGCCCGCCACCGAATTTCAAGTTTTCGATTGAGGTCGAAATCCCGACAGAACGCATCAAGTACCTCCTGGGCTCTCAGGGCAACAACATGAAGTTCATTAATGAAACGTGCGGCACTTACAACGAGCGCTTCGACCACGTGGACGAGAAGGAGGAGACATTCACGATCCGCATACTCGGCGGTAGCGAGGAGGCAATCAACAAGGCTAAGGaaatgctgctgctgtctgcCGGAGTgaagcgcgaggaggagaagaaggacCGCTTCCAGTACGCCGTGAACGAGCTGGACGCGAACACGCATGCCGCTCGCCTGTTCGCGGCCTGCAACACCAAGAACAAGGATACCACACGTCACCTGTCCGACTCCATCATGCGCAACATCGTCTCCAGCTTCCACTTTGTTCGCCCGCAGGAGGTGCGTCACTTCTACATGTACACCTCGAGTAGCGACAAGGACAAGCTCGAGATGGTGAGCAAGATCGTGTCTCAGCTGAAGGGCGTGCAAGCGATTCTCTTCTGCGACCAGAAGCGTGTGGAGGAGATGTGCAAGGGTTCGCAGCGTATCGCGCGCCACTTCAACGGCGTGGAGCCGCAGTTTGTGTACCGCCAGCTGTCCAAGGAGGATCGCATGATGGCGCTGGAGAGGTTCAAGAAGGGTGTGGAGAACGAGAACGGCGTGCGCCAGCGGCTGCTGGTCACAAATGAGGATTACGCCAAGCTGGCTCGCAAGACCATCATTCCGTACGTGAATCTTGTCATCAACTTCTCCGTGCCGCGTGCTGAAGAGTACTACGTCCTGCAGTCGCAGGTCGCAGGCCGCCAGGGTACTATCGGTGCGTCATTCCTGTGTGTTAGCAACTACGAAGAGGCCCTTTTCCgcgagctggagaagaatATCCAGTTTGAGCGCTTCGAGGACGAGGAACACTTCcgcacgacggcggtggagctgtCGTACGACACGACTGCGCAGCCGTTGACCCCGGAGGACGCTGATCCGCCGGCGGACTGGCGCGAACACCTGAACGACAAGAAGCCGCGCCAGAACTTTGGCAAGCGTCGGTAG
- a CDS encoding conserved hypothetical protein (previous protein_id=AAZ09882.1), with protein MQTWYRPHPYGIYPRGNAVKRSDIFDRLGTLSLFTAATMDGDKEHTEQPYLELVQCFLAFLEVPDLCRLSRSCTGWYVLVHCTDAFKAAYTALSPSYLRFRGSWKETAVRGYVAVHGGTPNAVSAASITNSTPSKKRSKVESKRMRAAAAPAGETPAAFARHTPVCVCRRFFCDQLFQAWMCTILPPYYHLRPVAEEPEEASPSLSSSAAGTEKSAGQNSGSKSRKSQQDGAWVAAASTSSTAELVDSVDAPQRRSPRYVSKFRPVERCSRISVAEFHDRFEKPNVPVVITDVATEWPLFTILQGRFANLADKKNSLVRSGCPVTSPLRCEHTSMDLEDYVHYATGQNDERPIYMFDAEFGSVLDAEKLYTTPPYFARDDFFSTLGDCRPKFRWIVAGPQRSGSSFHVDPNYTNAWNANMTGRKRWLLFPPGATPPGVVPSADMAEVATPVSLTEWLLNYYDASLQELQHCGYECICEPGDIMFVPCGWWHFIINLEDSIAITQNYVSRCNLPKVIKFLRAMKGSISGIDEDADTATEESTARRQRGFAKEFEAAMQAAHPALMQDVARQLEEEHQAREKRRLGRLTLLDPSSGGFTFSF; from the coding sequence ATGCAGACGTGGTATCGCCCCCACCCGTACGGTATTTACCCACGCGGCAACGCCGTCAAGCGCTCTGACATATTCGACCGACTCGGCACCCTTTCCCTCTTCACCGCCGCAACCATGGATGGCGACAAGGAGCACACGGAGCAGCCTTACCTGGAACTAGTTCAGTGCTTTCTCGCCTTTCTCGAGGTGCCCGATCTGTGCCGACTGTCGCGCAGCTGTACGGGCTGGTATGTACTAGTGCATTGCACAGATGCCTTCAAGGCAGCGTACACAGCCTTGTCGCCGTCGTACCTGCGGTTCCGTGGCAGCTGGAAGGAAACGGCAGTGCGAGGCTACGTGGCAGTCCATGGCGGCACGCCAAACGCGGTCTCTGCCGCTTCCATCACGAACAGCACCCCCTCCAAGAAGAGGTCGAAGGTGGAGAGCAAGCGTATGcgggccgctgcagcgcctgctggTGAGACACCTGCCGCGTTTGCACGCCACAcgccggtgtgcgtgtgccgccgcttcttCTGTGACCAGCTCTTCCAGGCATGGATGTGCACCATTTTACCACCCTACTACCACCTGCGCCCCGTCGCTGAGGAGCCGGAggaggcgtcgccgtcgctttCGTCTTCCGCAGCGGGAACGGAGAAGAGTGCGGGGCAGAACTCTGGGTCTAAGAGTCGAAAGAGTCAGCAAGATGGGGCATGGgtcgcggctgcgtcgaCCTCCTCGACCGCCGAGCTGGTGGATTCGGTGGACGCGCCTCAGCGCCGTAGCCCGCGGTATGTGTCGAAGTTTCGCCCTGTCGAGCGGTGCAGCCGTATTTCCGTTGCTGAGTTCCACGACCGCTTTGAAAAGCCAAACGTGCCAGTGGTGATCACGGACGTGGCGACGGAGTGGCCACTTTTCACGATCCTCCAAGGCCGATTCGCCAACCTAGCGGACAAGAAGAACTCCCTTGTGCGTAGCGGCTGCCCTGTGACGTCACCGTTGCGCTGCGAGCACACAAGCATGGATCTGGAAGACTATGTGCACTACGCAACGGGGCAGAACGACGAGCGGCCGATATACATGTTCGACGCCGAGTTTGGGAGTGTGCTAGATGCAGAGAAGCTGTACACAACGCCACCCTACTTCGCCCGAGATGACTTCTTCTCAACGCTTGGCGACTGCCGACCCAAGTTTCGCTGGATCGTCGCGGGTCCGCAGCGTAGTGGCAGCAGCTTCCACGTGGACCCCAACTACACCAATGCGTGGAACGCGAACATGACGGGCCGCAAACGGTGGCTGCTATTCCCGCCCGGGGCGACACCGCCCGGGGTGGTGCCGAGCGCTGACATGGCTGAGGTGGCCACCCCGGTGTCGCTGACGGAGTGGCTCTTGAACTACTACGACGCAAgcctgcaggagctgcagcactgcgGGTACGAGTGCATCTGCGAGCCTGGAGACATCATGTTTGTGCCATGCGGGTGGTGGCACTTCATCATCAACCTCGAAGATTCCATCGCCATTACGCAGAACTACGTCTCGCGGTGCAACTTGCCAAAGGTGATCAAATTTTTGCGCGCCATGAAGGGGTCCATCAGCGGCATTGACGAGGATGCCGACACGGCGACGGAAGAATCTACAgcaaggcggcagcgcggcttTGCGAAAGAGTTTGAGGCCGCCatgcaggcggcgcacccgGCTCTGATGCAGGACGTGGCGCGGCAACTTGAGGAGGAGCATCAGGCACGGGAGAAACGCCGGCTTGGCCGCTTGACGCTGCTGGACCCGTCCTCAGGGGGCTTCACCTTTAGCTTCTAG
- a CDS encoding conserved hypothetical protein (previous protein_id=AAZ09879.1), with translation MTHATLNAVSGFLSTISSRSAQSQRTHRPCLPYVLDAMEHHFSEMDILFGGTVTPSALTVNDEGGKFVPQRGSVQILVNAFHYAHCMETSKERAEEAKTKRCSAARCFQPAPSLDDWRSRPFSAVTLKSGVVTRFSRCAARV, from the coding sequence ATGACACACGCCACTCTCAATGCCGTTTCCGGCTTCCTGAGCACCATCTCCTCCCGCAGTGCACAGAGCCAGCGTACGCATCGACCGTGCCTTCCGTATGTCCTGGACGCGATGGAGCACCATTTCTCTGAGATGGATATCTTGTTTGGCGGGACTGTCACTCCCAGTGCGCTCACGGTGAACGACGAGGGCGGCAAGTTCGTTCCCCAACGCGGCAGTGTTCAGATCCTCGTCAACGCCTTCCACTATGCCCATTGCATGGAGACTTCTAAAGAAAGGGCCGAagaagcaaaaacaaaacgtTGCAGCGCAGCTCGGTGCTTCCAGCCCGCACCCAGTCTCGACGACTGGAGGAGCAGACCGTTCTCTGCCGTGACGTTGAAAAGTGGTGTCGTGACGCGCTTCTCAAGGTGTGCCGCACGCGTTTGA
- a CDS encoding conserved hypothetical protein (previous protein_id=AAZ09878.1) — translation MVDSTTGEADPALSSSQPILLAYEEEASRCKPPEELLAERLQALKRYKYPIPEDPESDVSGAKAYLAVCAELAKATGVKGATSSIAKDLAAESEVLDLSYAGLGAKGCTALAAALCVTSAVQSLILVGNYITPSAALEVVRAINDARNIQSLNLSKNQMGRVEAMRKGAHHLNTFSGGAVVNEALAPGSTLRFLSLSDNHLGDTDIAVFADTLAENITLQELDLSYNRIGFVGATELAKVLSRNGDLRVLNMEWNPLRAAGAQLLLSEGLLQNNTIKQCNLSSCGLDDKCGQLVARVISENAIEEVIIANNRIGRVGAEAIARTLPSTSALTTLIMDGNPIGDTGSAALLDVALSGSVSTLRVISLQHCSCNDPAILRRGQEASAATLAIRISESV, via the coding sequence ATGGTGGACTCCACGACCGGGGAGGCTGACCCTGCCTTGTCCTCCTCTCAGCCTATCCTTTTGGCGTACGAAGAGGAAGCGTCGCGGTGCAAACCGCCAGAGGAGTTACTTGCAGAACGACTGCAAGCACTTAAGAGGTATAAGTACCCCATTCCTGAAGATCCCGAGAGCGACGTCTCTGGCGCTAAGGCTTATctggcggtgtgcgcggAGCTCGCCAAGGCGACCGGCGTGAAGGGTGCAACAAGTTCCATCGCGAAAGATCTGGCCGCTGAGAGCGAGGTGCTAGACTTGTCGTACGCTGGGCTTGGTGCGAAGGGGTGCACAGCGCTGGCTGCCGCCCTTTGCGTCACCTCGGCAGTGCAATCACTGATTCTTGTCGGCAATTACATTACTCCgtccgcggcgctggaggtggtgcgcgccATAAACGATGCACGCAACATCCAGTCTCTGAACCTGTCGAAGAATCAGATGGGCCGcgtggaggcgatgcggaAGGGTGCACATCACCTGAACACCTTCTCCGGCGGCGCGGTGGTGAACGAGGCGCTTGCCCCTGGCAGCACATTGCGCTTTTTGTCCCTCTCAGATAACCATCTCGGTGACACCGACATCGCTGTCTTTGCGGACACCCTAGCTGAGAACATCACTCTGCAGGAGTTGGACTTGAGCTATAACCGCATCGGCTTTGTCGGGGCGACGGAACTGGCCAAGGTGCTGTCCCGAAATGGCGACCTGCGCGTGCTAAACATGGAATGGAACCCCCTGCGAGCCGCaggtgcgcagctgctcttgTCTGAAGGGCTGCTGCAGAACAACACCATCAAGCAATGCAACCTGAGCTCTTGTGGGCTGGATGATAAGTGCGGGCAACTAGTTGCGCGCGTGATATCGGAAAATGCCATCGAGGAAGTGATTATAGCCAACAACCGTATCGGCCGCGTGGGTGCTGAGGCCATCGCCCGCACCCTGCCGTCCACGTCTGCGTTGACCACACTGATCATGGATGGTAACCCTATCGGTGACACTGGAAGTGCAGCTCTGCTGGATGTGGCTTTGAGCGGCAGCGTTTCCACGCTTCGGGTGATAAGTTTGCAACACTGTAGCTGCAATGACCCCGCCATTCTCCGACGCGGGCAGGAGGCCTCCGCTGCAACGCTCGCGATTCGCATTTCGGAGAGCGTGTAG
- a CDS encoding putative arginyl-tRNA synthetase (previous protein_id=AAZ09881.1), with product MCAAAATVNVELALKEIVKATIAKTFPLVPTQEPLITVGKVSEYQCNNAMGLVKVLSQQQQPIKMSPQMVGEELKKNLVDNDIIDEFEPTSKGFINVSIRKEWLARMVKEVLKQGIRPPVVKKQRVLVDFSAPNIAKEMHVGHLRSTIIGESISRLLEFCQHDVARINHIGDWGTAFGMLVLYIKRNFPDYTTNPPDISDLTAFYRAAKKCFDEDQEFKEKARLEVVKLQALEEDSIQAWKYICDVSREEFSKVYTRLGATIEERGESFYNPLIPKVLGLLEEAGQIEVSDGAKLIVSKEERKLCSLDARDMTKLASQHLALVSRDGPSYHPNLIAAMKKAGILTGAEGEESVALSKKEVKPWKKFDIRVDLDKLMAQLAPLYKKQLDPLFLEVFEAAGIVKGDSILVPRFSFPLMVVKSDGGYTYDTTDVTATYHRFVIEKMNRVIYCTDLGQYEHFRMCLQTAKDMGWMEHATWDHAGFGLVTGADGKKIKTRSGETVKLKDLMDEAVERSLAILKEREAGERSQGHSEEVMQKLSNIIGIGAIKYFDLKQTRTGDYAFSYDKMLDMSGNTAVFLLYQYARICSIQRKAGIADEELFKITDISLETPQEKSLALCALRFQTVILKTVEDLFPHHLADFAYELMTNFSNFFQNCRVLDDPLQNSRLCLVELTRITLKKTLELLNIETAERI from the coding sequence atgtgcgccgctgccgctaccgTGAATGTGGAGCTGGCGCTGAAGGAGATTGTCAAGGCGACCATTGCCAAGACCTTCCCGCTCGTCCCGACCCAGGAGCCTCTCATCACCGTTGGCAAGGTGAGCGAGTATCAGTGCAACAATGCCATGGGGCTGGTGAAAGTGCTctctcagcagcagcagccgataAAGATGAGCCCGCAGATGGTCGGCGAGGAGCTCAAGAAGAACCTGGTGGACAATGATATCATCGACGAGTTCGAACCCACGTCCAAGGGTTTCATCAATGTCAGCATCCGCAAAGAATGGTTGGCTAGGATGGTGAAAGAGGTGCTGAAACAGGGCATCCGCCCACCCGTCGTGAAGAAGCAGCGCGTGCTCGTCGACTTTTCAGCGCCGAACATTGCCAAGGAAATGCATGTCGGACATCTCCGCTCCACCATCATCGGCGAGTCGATCAGCCGCCTGCTGGAGTTCTGCCAGCATGACGTTGCACGCATCAACCACATCGGTGACTGGGGTACGGCGTTTGGCATGCTCGTTCTGTACATCAAGCGCAATTTCCCCGACTACACCACGAACCCGCCGGACATCTCCGACCTCACCGCCTTCTACCGCGCGGCGAAGAAGTGCTTCGACGAGGACCAGGAGTTCAAGGAGAAGGCCCGCCTCGAGGTGGTgaagctgcaggcgctggaggaggatTCTATCCAAGCGTGGAAGTACATCTGCGACGTGTCACGCGAGGAGTTCAGCAAGGTCTACACCCGCCTCGGCGCCACCATCGAGGAGCGGGGCGAGAGCTTCTACAACCCGCTTATTCCCAAGGTGCTCGGTctgctggaggaggcagGACAGATCGAGGTGAGTGACGGCGCAAAGCTCATCGTCAGCAAGGAGGAGCGCAAACTGTGTAGCCTCGATGCGCGTGACATGACAAAGCTGGCGAGCCAGCACCTCGCGCTCGTCTCGCGCGATGGCCCGTCGTACCACCCGAACCTGATTGCCGCCATGAAGAAGGCTGGCATCCTGACCGGGGCTGAGGGTGAGGAGTCGGTGGCGCTGTCGAAGAAGGAGGTGAAGCCGTGGAAAAAGTTCGATATCCGCGTGGACCTGGACAAGCTGATGGCCCAGCTCGCACCCCTGTACAAGAAGCAGCTCGATCCTCTCTTCCTGGAGGTGTTCGAGGCTGCGGGGATTGTCAAGGGCGACAGCATCCTTGTCCCCCGTTTCTCCTTCCCGCTGATGGTGGTGAAGAGTGATGGGGGCTACACCTACGACACGACAGATGTCACGGCCACGTACCACCGCTTCGTCATCGAGAAGATGAACCGAGTCATCTACTGCACTGATTTGGGCCAGTACGAGCACTTCCGCATGTGTCTACAGACGGCGAAGGACATGGGCTGGATGGAACACGCTACATGGGACCACGCCGGCTTTGGCCTTGTGACGGGTGCGGATGGCAAGAAGATAAAGACGCGCTCGGGTGAGACGGTGAAGCTGAAAGACCTCATGgacgaggcggtggagcggtCCCTTGCGATCCTGAAGGAGCGTGAGGCGGGCGAGCGCAGCCAAGGCCATTCGGAGGAAGTGATGCAGAAGCTGTCGAACATTATCGGCATTGGCGCCATCAAGTACTTCGATCTCAAGCAGACGCGCACTGGTGACTACGCCTTCAGCTACGACAAGATGTTGGACATGTCTGGAAACACGGCCGTGTTCCTTCTCTATCAGTACGCCCGCATTTGCTCTATCCAGCGCAAGGCCGGCATAGCGGATGAGGAGCTGTTCAAGATCACCGACATCTCTCTCGAGACCCCGCAGGAGAAGAGTCTcgcgctgtgcgcgctgcgcttccaGACGGTGATTCTCAAGACCGTCGAGGACCTCTTCCCGCACCACCTGGCGGACTTCGCGTACGAGCTCATGACAAACTTCTCCAACTTTTTCCAAAACTGCCGCGTCTTGGATGACCCGCTGCAGAACAGCCGCCTGTGCCTAGTTGAGCTCACCCGCATCACCCTCAAGAAGACATTGGAGCTGCTGAACATCGAGACGGCCGAGCGCATTTAG